From the genome of Caloranaerobacter sp. TR13:
GAGTCTTTATTGTATTATCAAGATATTCAATAAAGAAAATTATAAAAATACTTATCATAATGCCTAAAACTCCAGCAATAGCCATATTCAGCTTAGGCTTAGGTTTTACTGGATTTATAGGAACTTCTGCTCTATCTATAACTTGAACATTTTCTATCTTCATTATTTTAACTACATGTTTCATAAAAACATTAGAAAGCTCATTAGCAATTTTAGCTGCAAGCTCAGGGTCTTTATCAGTAACCTCTATTTTAATAATTTCTGTATCTCTGACTAAAGTAACATTGATTTTTTTTCTTAGTTCTTCAGGTGCTAAGTTTAACTTAAGATTTTTTATAACTTCCTTAGATACGACTCTACTCTTTGCTATTTCACCATATGTAGTTACTAATTTTTGATTTAAAAGTACATCAGAATATTGTATTGTATCTTCACTATTTTTAGGTTTGCCAACCATAAGAGTAGCAAAAGTCTGATACTCAGGCTCTAATACAAAATAACTTATAATTCCACTAGTAACGACAGATAAAATTGTTATGAGTGCGATTAACCACGCTCTTTTCCATAAAATAAAAAAATACTCCCTTAATTCAATTTCTTCCATGACTGATACCTCCTATTGTAGAACTTACTTTTACTTATTGTACAAGCACACACGAATATTATACTATACAAACATTGGTAATTCAACACTAATATAGGAAATATGGGTATTATATTTATTTAAGGTAAATTTTTGTCTAACTTTGTCGACGCTTGTCACATAATTAACATGAAAAATTTTCTAAAGGGACTATTTTACTATTTATAACTTTTACAAATTATGCTATTATATGAATAAAGGGGGGCGTATTATGTCGAATTTAGTTTCAGCTATGGCAAAATTAATGAAAAGAAAAAAAAGAAATGGATATTATGAAGCAAGTGAAATATTAACTGTAAAGGAAAGAAACAGCTTGATAATAGCTTCTATAACATTACTAATACCAGTTTTAATAAGTGGATTACTTTTAATAATAAACTAAACAAAACCCTAGTAAATACCAGAGTTTTGTTTAGTTATTTTTATTTTATTAAACTTTATTTTTTATAAATTACTTTGAATGACCAACTGCTATTTCAAATGCAACTTCATTGTTGTTAATATCATCTATGTAACTATCTCTTCTATATGTAGGAACTAATTCAGTTAAATATTCTTTTAACTCTTCGTTACTGTAAGTATTTAATGTTTTTCTTAAATTCTCAAGTTTTTTCATCAATAACTTATAATCATTAAATATAGGCTTACCAATAAATATTTTCTCATGTCTTGTGGATGTTATTCCTTCTTCATCTAATAGCAACTCTTCATATAACTTTTCACCTGGTCTTAAACCTATAAACTCTATAGGTATATCTACATCTGGTTCAAAACCTGATAATTTTATTAAATCTCTTGCTAAATCTACAATTTTAACTGGTTCACCCATATCCAATACAAATATTTCTCCACCTTGTGCCATAGCACCTGCTTGGATAACAAGTTGTGCTGCCTCTGGAATAGTCATAAAATATCTTATAATCTCTGGATGAGTTACAGTAACAGGGCCGCCTTCCGCGATTTGTTTTTTAAATAAAGGTATAACACTACCATTACTACCTAATACGTTTCCAAATCTTACTGCCACAAACTCAGTTTTACTAACCTTGTCTATAGATTGAACTATCATTTCACATATTCTCTTTGTTGCTCCCATTACATTCGTAGGATTAACAGCTTTATCAGTAGAAATCAAAACAAATTTCTTAACTCCATACTTGTCCGCTGCTTGAGCAACATTTAGTGTGCCAAAAACATTGTTCTTAACAGCTTCTTTTGGATTATCCTCCATCAATGGCACATGTTTATGAGCTGCAGCATGGAATACAACATCTGGTCTAAACTTATCCATAACCTCTTCTATCCTTTCTTTTTCTCGAATAGAAGCGATAACTACCTTTAAGTTTAAATCCTTATATTTCCTTTTTAATTCATTTTGTAAATCGTAAGCATTATTCTCATATATATCTAGAATAATAAGTTCACTAGGTTTAAACTTAGCTATCTGTCTACACAGTTCTGAACCAATAGAACCTCCACCACCAGTAACTAATACTTTTTTATTTCTCAAATAGCCACTTATCTCTTCAATATTTAATTTGACTTGTTCTCTACCTAATAAATCTTCTATTTGAACATCTCTTATATCATTTATAGTAACTTTACCATCAATAAGTTCAAACATTCCAGGAAGTATCTTAAGTTTACATTTCGTTCTTTTACATTCTTCAACAATCTCTCTAATATCCTTTTTACTAGCAGATGGAATAGCAATTATTATTTCATCAATCTTTTTCTTTCTAGCTACACTCACTATATCCCATCTTTGGCCTAAAACTGGAACACCATTTATTCTTTGCCCTTCTTTTTTTTCATCATCATCGATTACAGCAACTGGTTTACTGTTTAAATCTTTATGATTCTTTAACTCTTTTATAACCATTGCTCCAGCATCGCCTGCACCAATAATCATAACCCTTTTTTCATTACTACTTATTTTAAAATCTCTATTCTTTACCCTTCTTAATGCTCTATAACTAAAACGAACTCCACCAATTAACATCATATCAATCATAGTTACAAGTATATATATGCTTCTTGGTAAATGAGCCTGTTTTATGAATAGATAACTTAATATTGCAGCGTTAGCTACTACTGTTGCTACTACTATTTGAACAAGTTCTTCTATACTAGCATACTTCCATAGATTTTTATAAAGTTTAAAGTAGTAAAACACAATTATTTTAATAGTAGTTATAGCCAAAATATTATCTAAATACTTATGAAAGTGTTCAGGTGGTAAAACTCCATCAAACCTTAAGTA
Proteins encoded in this window:
- a CDS encoding YveK family protein, producing MEEIELREYFFILWKRAWLIALITILSVVTSGIISYFVLEPEYQTFATLMVGKPKNSEDTIQYSDVLLNQKLVTTYGEIAKSRVVSKEVIKNLKLNLAPEELRKKINVTLVRDTEIIKIEVTDKDPELAAKIANELSNVFMKHVVKIMKIENVQVIDRAEVPINPVKPKPKLNMAIAGVLGIMISIFIIFFIEYLDNTIKTPEDVERYLDLPVIGIIPDISK
- a CDS encoding nucleoside-diphosphate sugar epimerase/dehydratase; this translates as MQKKLRTIYLITIDMFLINLAFYLAFYLRFDGVLPPEHFHKYLDNILAITTIKIIVFYYFKLYKNLWKYASIEELVQIVVATVVANAAILSYLFIKQAHLPRSIYILVTMIDMMLIGGVRFSYRALRRVKNRDFKISSNEKRVMIIGAGDAGAMVIKELKNHKDLNSKPVAVIDDDEKKEGQRINGVPVLGQRWDIVSVARKKKIDEIIIAIPSASKKDIREIVEECKRTKCKLKILPGMFELIDGKVTINDIRDVQIEDLLGREQVKLNIEEISGYLRNKKVLVTGGGGSIGSELCRQIAKFKPSELIILDIYENNAYDLQNELKRKYKDLNLKVVIASIREKERIEEVMDKFRPDVVFHAAAHKHVPLMEDNPKEAVKNNVFGTLNVAQAADKYGVKKFVLISTDKAVNPTNVMGATKRICEMIVQSIDKVSKTEFVAVRFGNVLGSNGSVIPLFKKQIAEGGPVTVTHPEIIRYFMTIPEAAQLVIQAGAMAQGGEIFVLDMGEPVKIVDLARDLIKLSGFEPDVDIPIEFIGLRPGEKLYEELLLDEEGITSTRHEKIFIGKPIFNDYKLLMKKLENLRKTLNTYSNEELKEYLTELVPTYRRDSYIDDINNNEVAFEIAVGHSK